Genomic segment of Streptomyces sp. NBC_01210:
CGTCTCACGCATGCCGTCGCAACTCCAGTAAGTATCAGGGCGTAGCAGAATGCCAGGGCCGGTCCGGCGGTCCATTCCTGTGAGAAGACCCAGACCACTGGGCCGGTCAGCACGAGTCCGAGGAATCCGGTGACAGGGTCGGAGGCTGCACTGCCATCGGTGTTTCGCGGCGGAGTCGCCATGGTCTCGGCGACGAGTGCGGCGGATATGCCGCACACAGCCGTGATCACAGGTATGGCGGTGAGGCCCGGGCCGGCCAGGAGCAGTACGGCAGCGGCGGTTGCGACCCCGGCGCACACGCCGCACGCGGTCCACACCAGAACCAACGCGCGGGCGATGGACCAGGAGGACATGCCCGCCTCCCAGGTAGCGCGCAGCACGGCCCGCAATGTGGTCGGGCCGATCGCTCGGGACAGCATCTCCGCAAGGCCGAGTACCATCACCGCGACCGCCGCCGCTGCCACCTTGTACGTATGGGCAGGGAGGTCTGCCACTGGCAGGGGGAAGGGGCTTGCCAGTGCGAAACCCGCTATCGCGGCAACCCCTCCGGCCCCGGCCAGGAACACCTGCTTGACCAGCGGGTACACCGCGCTGCCACGCAGTTCTCGTACCAGGATCGTGGCGAGCGGTGGAGGCTTGGTGCCGGACCCCGTGTCCGCGGGAGTACGCGCACCCGGACGCGAAGCGGCCGCGAGGGGGAACGAGTGGAAAGGCATCCTGCCGAGGTCACGTACAAGGCGGAAGGAGGCCGTGCCACCGACGGCCACGACCAGCGTGGCACACGCTCCGGCAAACGCCGGCGAGTAGAGCGCCGGCATCCTGACGTCGGTGGATCCCATCAACGGAGTCGCGATGAACAGCGCAGCCGAGATGCCCAGGGCCAGGGAGCTGACGATGGTCGCGAGCGCCCTGACAGACTCCCGGCTCCGCCCTTGGCGCAGGCTCAGCGCGGATCGTGCGGCGACCGACAGGTTGACGGCGCACATGCTGACCGGAACGACCGCGGCGAAGACGAGATGCGGAATGCTGATGGCCGGGACCGGCCAGTAGGCGAACAGGAAACCAGCGGGCATCATGCCAAGCAGCAGATGGTACGCGCAGATACGGCGGGCGCAGTAGACGAGGAACACCTCCCGTGACGAGATGTCCATCGCCCGGAAGAGTGCTGCGTTCGGCGATCGGGCCACCATGAACCGACGCTGGGAGAACGCCTCCCGCAGGGCGTACGAGGTAGTCCAGTAGAGCGACAACACCGCCAAGGCGACCAGTAGCTCCTCGGCTTGGACACCTTCTTCTTCCGCGATGGGCCTGATCAGGGAGAACCCGGCCACCGTCACGATGAAGACGAGCGGCACGGCCAGCACGTACAGGCCGGCGAGTAGATGTCTGGCCGTGCGCACCGTCATACGCAGGCGCAGAGCGGCGAGTATCTCGAACAGGTAGAAGTCAGACACCGCGCGGAATCTGATCCTGTCCAACTGTGGTTCCGTACTGGACATGTTGCTTCCTCGAGCAGCCGAGCGGCTGCCTAGAACCTGCTCTGCGGAGGCTTGCGAGAGGGGCCCTCACCCGCCGCGAACAGCGACACCACCGCCATGACGAGAGAGATGACCACAGCCAGGAGCGAGAACAGGGACTGTGGCGCGGACGCCACCAAATCGCTGAGCATGATCGAGTTCGACGCCATGGCGAGGATCGACACTCCTGCCATCCACCATGTTGTCTCTCTCGCCTTGCGTACCAGGACAGCCGAGGCGGGCAGCAGCACGGCGAAGACCAGCAACTGCACTGCCAAGACCGCTTTGAGCACGTTGGGGCCGACGTTCCCCACGGGGTTCAGTGGATGTGTGAGGAAGCACAGCAGTGCCGCCGCGCCGAGCAGCAGCACGGCCGCTGCGGCAAGTCGGACCGTCTTCGTGTAGAGCGCGAGCATAGGAGGTATCTCTCTCTTGCTTTCGATGCCCTCGGTCACCCGACCGCAGTGAACGCGGCGAGGCCGATGCTGCAGCAGTAGAGGGCGATGATCTTGCCTGGCGGCAGGTGCCGCCACTGGCCCCGGAAGAACACCGGAACCAGCAGGACCACCGCGGCGATGTAGAGGTAGTAGACGATGCCCTGGGTCGGGTCGACCACCTCGAATGCGAGGGCGGCCAACTGCGGGGGCACGAGACACAGGGCGAGAACCGGGAAGAACGCACCAGTGCGAACTCCCCGGCCCAGCGACCGACTCGCGGTGAAGACCCGCCGCTCCAGGGCGCGGGCCACGAAGACGTAGCAGGCGTAGACGAAGACGGTCAGCAGGACGCCACCGCCCACGGCTACGTTGACCGCCAGGTCCTCCAGCGCGGGATCGCCGATCTCTGCCCGCTGCTTCGGCGTTATCAGGGTCTCCGCGTAGGCGAATGCGGTCGGCAGCCTGCACAGCACGAGCGCGAGTGCGACGAAGTACAGCGAGAGCCACAAGGACTTGCTCGTCGGCGCCGCGGCCTTGGCGGACTCGACGGTGTGACGGACTTCGTCGTCGAACGGCGCCTTGAGCGCGGACTCGTCCGCAACCGCCGGCTGATGAGATGTGTCAGCTCTCATGTTTCCTATCTCGCTGCCATGACAATGGCTTCGATACACGCGGCGCCGACAATGACCGACACCCCGACCAGAAAGATTCGCAATGAGTCCGCCATTGCATGCACATATCGGCGCAGCATCCCGGTATTCTCCTGGCGACTCCCACGGGCCATTGCGACGGCAGCTGGATACAGACCAGCAGCACCCGCAAGAATGAATCCCAGGAATTCGAACCCCACGTACGCTCCGGTCTCGGTCATGAACCCCGACCATCCGGAATTGGACGTGACGACAGCCAGCGTTGCTCCCACATAGGCAGCGAGCATGGTGATGCCGATCAGGCTCACCACTCCAAAGGAAACAGCTCCCGCATAAAGCAGCATCGCGGATGGGATGTTCCTGCCGAGAATCTCCCAGAAGGCCTGGCCGAAACCGCTTTCCGGTGCCACTGTCCGTGGACTCAACTCCGCACCGGCCAGAGCTGAATACCCAAGTACCGCACCGAGACCGAAAATCGTGGCGCTCGCAAGGAGCGAGAGCAGAACGCTCCTGCTCCTTGCGAGACCAACCATGGCGTTGACAGCCATCAGGTAAGAATGAGGTTTAGGCGATCGCGAACGCCTTGCCCTTCTTCTTGATGTAGTAGAGCACCGTCGCGCTGATGGCAGAGATGACGCCACCACTGAACATCGCCCCGACGATGGCCAGCGCCAGGCCACCTGCGGAGATGGCGTCCACAACCTGCCCGGCGACGCTCGCGCTGATGCCCAGTGAACCGGCCACCCAGAACGCTGCGAAACCAGCCATGGCCAGCCCGGCCGCGCCGATGGCGCCGGCCGCCAACGCGGCGAAGCTGTTCTTGGACATTATCGACTGCATGCAAGCTCC
This window contains:
- a CDS encoding stage II sporulation protein M, which produces MAVNAMVGLARSRSVLLSLLASATIFGLGAVLGYSALAGAELSPRTVAPESGFGQAFWEILGRNIPSAMLLYAGAVSFGVVSLIGITMLAAYVGATLAVVTSNSGWSGFMTETGAYVGFEFLGFILAGAAGLYPAAVAMARGSRQENTGMLRRYVHAMADSLRIFLVGVSVIVGAACIEAIVMAAR
- a CDS encoding uberolysin/carnocyclin family circular bacteriocin — encoded protein: MSKNSFAALAAGAIGAAGLAMAGFAAFWVAGSLGISASVAGQVVDAISAGGLALAIVGAMFSGGVISAISATVLYYIKKKGKAFAIA